A window of the Tessaracoccus sp. MC1865 genome harbors these coding sequences:
- a CDS encoding CPBP family intramembrane glutamic endopeptidase — protein MVVSALKEVTVMNRLQETRPIWHAVAWIAIYVIAVNIGDWLSTLVGVPNLGASAVLVLLAVWLVVRLRKHGWLTYYGVRPLRRRDFNATLLYIPLLLIALMQFTKGFRDDLDFTTVALIIVLMVAVGFLEELIFRGMLFRGIQRTSTLTRAVVISGVTFGIGHIVNLTRGMAPLDQAIQIAFGVTLGIVLALLFAVTGTIVPLIAFHALLNISGNLTRADAQAELVMLAATTLVCAGYAGYLITVLRRRGPSPEISQPAPSDTAAAPPARASALT, from the coding sequence TTGGTCGTCTCCGCCCTTAAGGAAGTGACTGTCATGAACAGGCTGCAGGAGACCCGTCCCATTTGGCACGCGGTCGCGTGGATAGCGATCTACGTGATTGCGGTCAACATCGGCGACTGGCTTTCAACGCTTGTCGGCGTTCCGAATTTGGGGGCCAGCGCGGTGCTGGTCCTGCTCGCGGTGTGGCTCGTGGTCCGCCTCCGCAAGCACGGTTGGCTGACGTACTACGGCGTCCGCCCCCTGCGCAGGCGCGATTTCAACGCGACGCTGCTATACATCCCGCTCCTGCTGATCGCGCTGATGCAGTTCACGAAGGGTTTTAGGGACGACCTCGACTTCACCACGGTGGCGCTGATCATCGTTCTCATGGTCGCTGTCGGTTTCCTTGAGGAACTGATCTTCCGCGGCATGTTGTTCCGCGGAATCCAACGCACCAGCACGTTGACGCGCGCGGTTGTGATCTCCGGCGTCACTTTCGGCATCGGGCACATCGTGAACCTCACCAGGGGAATGGCGCCGTTGGATCAGGCAATCCAGATCGCGTTCGGCGTCACCCTGGGAATCGTCCTGGCGCTGCTGTTCGCCGTTACCGGCACGATCGTTCCGCTCATCGCCTTCCACGCCCTCCTCAACATCAGCGGGAATCTGACCAGGGCGGATGCGCAGGCAGAACTGGTCATGCTCGCGGCGACCACGCTGGTCTGCGCCGGATACGCCGGGTACTTGATCACCGTGCTTCGACGACGTGGGCCCAGCCCCGAGATATCGCAACCCGCGCCTTCGGACACCGCGGCCGCTCCGCCGGCGCGAGCTTCGGCTCTCACCTGA
- a CDS encoding serine hydrolase domain-containing protein, whose amino-acid sequence MAAGAGAGAMALLALVGPRPVGAAAGRTGDPALLRRVDPHLRGLNRVALAYVDGDATQFAGIGADQTTPFGIGSVSKTFCGAVLMDMVAKAEVSLDTTVDEITDASGSEVADVTLRELASHTSGLPDFTAKAAGSQNTWFGLLHADGLRQDAAETVADILQQGTEGRGSYSYSTAGIALLAHLLAAKAATTYGELLTERILEPFALTDTLLPATVADLPEGWTKGRLGGRPAEPWILGGLGPGGGMWSTCQDLASWLRLTRDGRQPGSAGLDPVAPAPILPWMPEAQMSITWVRASTAGGEELIFHNGLTGSHHSYVGFCPRTGCGLAYVVNSVPTGAQLLTLQGDLVSALLDEAH is encoded by the coding sequence TTGGCTGCCGGCGCCGGCGCCGGTGCGATGGCGCTGTTGGCGCTCGTTGGCCCGCGCCCGGTGGGAGCGGCCGCGGGCCGCACCGGTGATCCTGCGCTGCTCCGGCGCGTGGACCCCCATCTCCGGGGGCTCAATCGCGTGGCACTGGCCTATGTCGACGGGGATGCCACCCAGTTTGCGGGCATTGGCGCCGACCAGACCACCCCCTTCGGGATCGGCTCGGTGTCGAAGACCTTCTGTGGCGCAGTGCTGATGGACATGGTTGCCAAGGCCGAAGTGAGCCTTGACACCACCGTCGACGAGATCACCGACGCAAGCGGATCCGAGGTGGCCGACGTCACGCTGCGGGAGCTCGCCTCCCACACCTCGGGCCTCCCGGACTTCACGGCGAAAGCGGCCGGGAGCCAGAACACGTGGTTCGGGTTGCTCCACGCAGACGGCTTGCGGCAGGACGCGGCCGAGACCGTCGCCGACATCCTCCAGCAGGGCACGGAAGGACGGGGCAGCTACTCCTACTCCACTGCCGGCATCGCCCTGCTCGCCCACCTCCTGGCGGCGAAGGCCGCGACCACTTACGGCGAGCTGCTCACGGAACGCATCCTGGAGCCGTTCGCACTGACCGACACGCTGCTCCCCGCGACTGTGGCGGACCTGCCGGAGGGATGGACCAAGGGCCGGCTCGGCGGGCGACCCGCAGAGCCGTGGATCCTGGGGGGTCTGGGGCCGGGCGGCGGCATGTGGTCCACCTGCCAGGATCTTGCGTCCTGGCTGCGGCTGACGCGGGACGGCCGCCAACCAGGCTCCGCCGGGCTCGACCCTGTAGCCCCGGCGCCGATCCTGCCCTGGATGCCGGAGGCCCAGATGAGCATCACTTGGGTCCGGGCCTCCACTGCCGGAGGCGAGGAACTCATCTTCCACAACGGGCTCACCGGGTCGCACCATTCGTACGTGGGGTTCTGCCCCCGCACCGGGTGCGGCCTGGCCTACGTCGTCAATTCGGTGCCCACCGGTGCCCAGTTGCTCACCCTGCAGGGCGACCTCGTGAGCGCCCTACTGGACGAAGCGCACTAG
- a CDS encoding type II toxin-antitoxin system VapC family toxin yields MLVIDASVLAVALLDDGQDGDTVRDRLRGERLAAPALVDLEVASVWRGLALGGHLDPRRVRLALDDLQELPLQRVEHTSLLVRCWELRDNLTIYDAAYVALAEALQAPLLTGDRRLARSTDPRCTIEVVKAHG; encoded by the coding sequence GTGCTGGTCATTGACGCCAGCGTCCTGGCCGTCGCACTGCTTGACGACGGCCAGGACGGTGACACAGTGCGGGACAGGCTGCGCGGTGAACGACTCGCCGCACCCGCGCTGGTCGACCTCGAAGTGGCCTCGGTTTGGCGCGGCCTGGCCCTCGGCGGCCACCTGGACCCGCGCCGGGTCCGGCTTGCTCTTGACGACCTGCAGGAGCTGCCACTCCAGCGCGTCGAGCACACTTCGCTGCTGGTTCGCTGTTGGGAACTGCGGGACAACCTCACTATCTACGACGCCGCGTACGTTGCCCTCGCCGAAGCACTTCAGGCGCCCCTGCTCACCGGTGACAGGCGCCTCGCACGATCCACCGACCCACGCTGCACCATCGAGGTCGTCAAGGCCCACGGTTGA
- a CDS encoding UvrD-helicase domain-containing protein, which yields MAESVIIYPKQDKLLDASIKQKAYTFLEKLAQDDSAPGLHIEPIANAADSRARTGRVDIQYRALLFKLTTPTSTAYVVHGIYNHDDAYKAAAKVQLTINPINGLPEYNEVASESAPTWEPPVAVPPLPAGPEPLIAFSAADLTVSLGIPPATSEQAVALTSKDALQTFAQTLPEWQGLALLLLADGESITQIQQELEIMNRPMSHEEATTRFVEPEPVSDQELLDSFDHPTAQMGFAKLAGADELRRVITGGDFSAWRVFLHPQQRTWVRGDWKGPYRISGGAGTGKTVVVLHRARRLAVEDPDAPIVVTTFTTNLAAELSRSLERLDPGLRFADALGAPGLHVKGIDALARAVLQSAGADVSEAVAAVLGVGRTDIGGRTDADAAWRQAVLRAGEDLDEKLRKPAFLAAEYEMVILPHRITQLADYLKVARTGRGVRLSRAGRKAVWAVVEAYRGAAREAGTLDFAEAASIAAAHLEATGERPARHVLVDEGQDFKPCHWQLVRALAGEAPNDVFIAEDAHQRIYGQKLMLSAYGIRTQGRSRGLKLNYRTTAQNLAWAVGVLTGQEIVDSDGEAETMAGYLSARTGPKPEVRSFPTLTAELDFAADLLGSWVGGGDVAPETVAVLVRDRVTRDRVVAGLGERGVEVRALEAGTVKPGYPVALTMHRAKGTEFARVLLFGLSKDSMPMGLKAYDFDDEELSEAQLRERSLLYVAASRARDELVVTYSGTPSSLLPS from the coding sequence GTGGCTGAGAGTGTGATCATCTACCCCAAGCAGGACAAGCTGCTCGACGCGTCGATCAAGCAGAAGGCCTACACCTTCCTCGAAAAGCTCGCCCAGGACGACAGCGCGCCGGGATTGCACATCGAGCCGATCGCCAACGCTGCAGATTCGCGGGCCCGGACGGGGCGAGTCGACATCCAGTACCGGGCGTTGCTGTTCAAGCTCACCACCCCCACCTCGACCGCCTATGTGGTGCACGGCATCTACAACCACGACGACGCCTACAAGGCGGCCGCCAAGGTGCAGCTGACGATCAACCCGATCAACGGGCTGCCCGAGTACAACGAAGTGGCCAGTGAATCGGCACCCACGTGGGAACCGCCGGTGGCCGTCCCGCCGCTACCGGCAGGACCCGAGCCGTTGATCGCCTTCAGCGCCGCCGACCTCACCGTCTCTCTCGGCATCCCGCCGGCCACCTCGGAGCAGGCTGTCGCGCTCACCAGCAAGGACGCGCTGCAGACGTTCGCGCAGACGCTGCCCGAGTGGCAGGGCCTCGCGCTGCTGCTCCTGGCCGACGGCGAGTCGATCACTCAGATCCAGCAGGAGCTGGAGATCATGAACCGGCCGATGAGCCACGAGGAGGCCACCACTCGGTTCGTCGAGCCCGAGCCGGTCAGCGACCAGGAGCTCCTCGACAGCTTCGACCACCCCACCGCCCAGATGGGGTTCGCCAAGCTCGCCGGCGCCGACGAGCTCCGCCGGGTCATCACCGGCGGCGACTTCTCCGCCTGGCGCGTCTTCCTCCACCCGCAGCAGCGCACCTGGGTGCGGGGCGACTGGAAGGGCCCGTACCGGATCTCCGGCGGCGCCGGGACCGGCAAGACCGTCGTCGTGCTCCACCGGGCGCGGCGGCTCGCCGTCGAGGACCCGGACGCGCCCATCGTCGTGACCACGTTCACCACCAACCTGGCCGCCGAGCTGTCGCGGAGCCTCGAGCGCCTCGACCCCGGCCTGCGCTTCGCCGACGCCCTCGGCGCGCCCGGCCTCCACGTCAAGGGCATCGACGCGCTGGCCCGGGCGGTGCTGCAGTCGGCGGGGGCGGACGTGAGCGAGGCTGTCGCGGCCGTGCTGGGGGTGGGGCGCACCGACATCGGGGGCCGGACCGACGCCGACGCCGCTTGGCGGCAAGCCGTGCTGCGGGCCGGTGAGGACCTGGACGAGAAGCTGCGCAAGCCCGCGTTCCTGGCCGCCGAGTACGAGATGGTGATCCTGCCGCACCGCATCACGCAGCTGGCGGACTACCTGAAGGTGGCGCGGACGGGGCGCGGGGTGCGGCTGTCGCGGGCCGGACGCAAGGCGGTGTGGGCCGTTGTCGAGGCCTACCGCGGCGCCGCCCGCGAGGCGGGCACGTTGGATTTCGCTGAGGCCGCCTCGATTGCGGCAGCCCACCTTGAGGCGACGGGGGAGCGGCCCGCGCGGCACGTGCTGGTCGACGAGGGGCAGGACTTCAAGCCGTGCCACTGGCAGCTGGTGCGGGCGCTGGCGGGAGAGGCGCCCAACGACGTCTTCATCGCCGAGGACGCCCACCAGCGGATCTACGGGCAGAAGCTGATGCTCTCGGCGTACGGGATCCGGACGCAGGGCAGGTCGCGGGGGCTGAAGCTCAACTACCGCACCACCGCGCAGAACCTGGCGTGGGCCGTCGGCGTGCTGACCGGGCAGGAGATCGTCGATTCCGACGGCGAGGCCGAGACCATGGCCGGCTACCTGTCGGCGCGCACGGGGCCCAAACCGGAGGTGCGGTCGTTCCCGACGTTGACGGCGGAGTTGGACTTCGCGGCGGACCTCCTCGGGTCCTGGGTGGGCGGTGGTGACGTCGCGCCGGAGACGGTCGCGGTGCTGGTGCGCGACCGGGTGACGCGTGACCGCGTCGTCGCCGGGCTGGGGGAGCGGGGCGTCGAGGTGCGGGCCCTGGAGGCCGGCACGGTGAAGCCCGGTTACCCGGTGGCGCTGACGATGCACCGGGCCAAGGGCACCGAGTTCGCGCGGGTGCTGCTGTTCGGGTTGAGCAAGGACTCGATGCCGATGGGTTTGAAGGCCTACGACTTCGACGACGAGGAACTGAGCGAGGCGCAGCTTCGGGAACGCTCGCTGCTGTACGTCGCGGCGTCGCGCGCCCGCGACGAGTTGGTCGTGACGTACAGCGGCACACCGTCGTCGCTGCTGCCAAGCTGA
- a CDS encoding cytoplasmic protein, whose translation MKDPVVTNPGLYRVLFENHRVRVLEYVDQPGDSTQPHSHPDSVMVTLTGFRRRLRSNDREMDVELTAFQARWLDAQEHAGMNIGDTPTHAIFVELKEPTSSAVAEQRLGPSTS comes from the coding sequence ATGAAAGACCCTGTTGTCACCAATCCCGGGCTGTACCGGGTGCTCTTCGAGAACCATCGTGTTCGAGTGTTGGAGTACGTAGATCAACCAGGCGATTCCACCCAGCCCCACTCACACCCCGACAGCGTGATGGTGACCCTCACCGGGTTCCGTCGCCGGCTCCGTTCAAACGACCGGGAGATGGACGTCGAACTGACTGCGTTCCAGGCACGGTGGCTGGACGCCCAAGAGCATGCGGGCATGAACATCGGAGACACCCCGACCCACGCCATTTTCGTCGAGCTGAAAGAGCCCACCTCGTCGGCCGTCGCCGAGCAGCGCCTCGGACCGTCCACGTCCTGA
- a CDS encoding SDR family NAD(P)-dependent oxidoreductase → MSNPSAPKPTAAPSSEAVGSGVDPDDLAATLRVLRTIHELDEAHPDFVAVRRATGRMFKAVKHHRRSVKRAAIQDSDKAIVAGTATGAPDRIDDETRGLALTSGVEAPTAGTLMKARPCYICKQRYTLVDAFYHQLCPACAAMSHAKRGARTDLTGKRALLTGGRAKIGMHIALRLLRDGAHTTITTRFPRDAVRRFAAMPDAADWLHRLHVVGIDLRDPSQVIALADAVAARGPLDILINNAAQTVRRSPGAYAPLVDAESIPIPDGLWPEGQGPELLTFGHTRDLHPLALAESVKAHPLLAAADAAVTGSASTHADAEAAARHAQRLTDMALAPGSSSLARLADGSAIDAGGLVPDLHDSNSWVQGVGEVDALEMLEVQLCNETAPFILISRLRPRLAEAARSVASGPARAYVVNVSAMEGVFARGYKGPGHPHTNMAKAAVNMLTRTSAREMFESDGILMTSVDTGWITDERPHPTKVRLAEEGFHAPLDLVDGAARVYDPIVRGQAGDDLFGVFLKDYAPSRW, encoded by the coding sequence GTGTCGAATCCATCAGCGCCCAAGCCCACTGCAGCACCCTCCTCGGAGGCGGTCGGCAGCGGAGTCGACCCAGACGACCTGGCCGCGACCCTGCGGGTCTTGCGCACCATCCACGAGCTCGACGAGGCCCACCCCGACTTCGTGGCCGTCCGACGGGCGACCGGCAGGATGTTCAAGGCGGTCAAGCACCACCGCCGAAGCGTCAAGCGAGCGGCGATCCAGGACAGCGACAAGGCGATCGTCGCCGGGACAGCCACGGGCGCACCCGACCGCATCGATGATGAGACGCGGGGGCTGGCGCTCACGTCAGGCGTCGAGGCGCCGACGGCCGGGACGCTCATGAAGGCCCGACCCTGCTACATCTGCAAGCAGCGATACACGCTGGTGGACGCGTTCTACCACCAGCTCTGCCCCGCGTGTGCGGCCATGAGTCACGCCAAGCGCGGAGCGCGGACGGATCTGACCGGCAAACGAGCGCTGCTGACCGGCGGCCGGGCCAAGATCGGAATGCACATCGCGCTGCGGCTGCTGCGCGATGGTGCCCACACCACGATCACCACCCGCTTCCCGCGCGATGCGGTGCGACGCTTCGCGGCGATGCCCGACGCCGCCGACTGGCTGCATCGACTCCACGTGGTCGGCATCGACCTGCGTGATCCGTCCCAGGTCATCGCATTGGCCGACGCGGTGGCCGCCCGGGGCCCGCTGGACATCCTGATCAACAATGCGGCACAGACCGTACGACGCTCGCCTGGTGCGTACGCGCCCCTCGTCGACGCCGAGTCGATCCCCATCCCGGACGGGCTGTGGCCCGAAGGGCAAGGTCCAGAACTCCTGACGTTCGGGCACACACGAGACCTGCATCCTCTGGCACTGGCCGAGTCGGTCAAGGCCCACCCGCTGCTCGCGGCGGCGGACGCTGCGGTCACCGGCTCTGCCTCCACTCACGCGGATGCCGAGGCTGCGGCCCGCCACGCCCAGCGCCTGACGGACATGGCTCTGGCTCCGGGCTCGTCGTCGCTGGCGCGTCTGGCCGACGGCTCAGCGATCGACGCGGGAGGGCTCGTTCCGGACCTTCACGACTCGAACAGCTGGGTCCAGGGCGTCGGCGAGGTGGACGCGCTCGAGATGCTCGAGGTGCAGCTCTGCAACGAGACGGCGCCGTTCATCCTCATCAGCCGCCTGCGGCCGCGCCTGGCCGAGGCGGCGAGAAGCGTGGCGAGCGGTCCGGCCCGGGCGTACGTGGTCAACGTCTCAGCAATGGAGGGGGTCTTCGCGCGCGGCTACAAGGGTCCCGGCCATCCGCACACCAACATGGCGAAGGCGGCGGTCAACATGCTGACCCGGACGAGCGCGCGGGAAATGTTCGAATCCGACGGCATCCTGATGACCAGCGTCGACACCGGCTGGATCACCGACGAGCGACCGCACCCCACGAAAGTTCGGCTCGCCGAAGAGGGCTTCCACGCGCCCCTGGATCTGGTCGACGGAGCCGCCCGGGTCTACGACCCGATCGTCCGCGGCCAGGCCGGCGACGACCTGTTCGGCGTCTTCCTGAAGGACTACGCACCGTCACGTTGGTAG